A genomic window from Cucumis melo cultivar AY chromosome 8, USDA_Cmelo_AY_1.0, whole genome shotgun sequence includes:
- the LOC103484460 gene encoding adenylate-forming reductase 06235 has product MQTPVRFSSCRGVAFEVKPHEHHFSISKPISPLHPSASSNITTNTFWPRPNSFQIFPSPSPSSILRSLSRPSSHFCDVSDDQEEQEYDLEEGDPHTPQNPKPSHPPKNNPKSRLSVILLDQGLFTVYKRLFLLSLALNITALILAANGYFPYARANPTLFSIGNIFALSVCRSEAFLRVLFWLAVTVLGRSWVPLALKTAVTSLLQSLGGVHSGCGVSSIAWLVYSLVLALRDPLKRSTPIIAVASAILALLCLSSLAAFPLVRHLHHNVFERIHRFAGWTALALLWAFLILTLTYDPITNSHNKHLVSRLFQTQEFWFTTAITFLIILPWVTVRRVPVRISAPSGHASIIKFSGGVKPGLLGRISPSPLSEWHAFGIISDGEKEHMMLAGAVGDFTKSLVSNPPSHLWVRGVHFAGLPYLVNMYERALVVATGSGICVFLSFLLQRSRADVYLVWVAKGIEENFGKEIKGMVNGYPKEKVVVHDTAVLGRPNVAELTVKAAGEWKTEVVIVTSNPEGSRDVVNACKSSGIAAFGPIWDS; this is encoded by the coding sequence ATGCAAACGCCTGTAAGGTTCTCGAGCTGCAGAGGCGTTGCCTTTGAAGTGAAGCCTCACGAGCATCACTTCTCCATCTCAAAACCCATTTCCCCATTACACCCAAGCGCAAGCAGCAACATCACCACCAACACCTTCTGGCCCCGCCCCAACTCTTTTCAAATATTCCCTTCCCCATCCCCTTCTTCAATTCTAAGATCACTAAGCAGACCCAGCAGCCATTTCTGTGACGTCTCCGACGATCAAGAAGAACAAGAATACGACCTTGAAGAAGGTGATCCACACACCCcacaaaaccctaaaccctctCACCCTCCGAAGAACAACCCAAAATCCAGACTTTCAGTCATTCTCCTCGACCAAGGCCTCTTCACCGTCTACAAACGGCTCTTTCTCCTCTCTCTTGCATTAAACATTACCGCCCTCATTCTCGCCGCCAATGGGTATTTCCCATATGCAAGAGCAAACCCGACTTTGTTTTCAATCGGCAACATATTCGCCTTGTCGGTTTGCCGTAGCGAGGCATTTCTGCGTGTACTCTTTTGGTTAGCCGTAACTGTCTTAGGCAGATCATGGGTCCCATTAGCTTTGAAGACCGCCGTAACTTCCCTCCTACAGAGTCTTGGCGGGGTCCACAGCGGCTGTGGAGTTTCGTCCATCGCGTGGCTTGTTTACTCTTTGGTCCTCGCTCTAAGGGACCCACTCAAAAGATCCACACCCATCATTGCCGTTGCGTCCGCAATTCTAGCCCTTCTTTGTCTCTCTTCATTGGCTGCATTCCCTCTTGTACGCCACCTCCACCACAATGTCTTCGAGCGTATCCACCGTTTCGCTGGATGGACCGCTCTCGCCCTCCTCTGGGCTTTCCTAATTCTAACGCTCACTTACGATCCCATCACCAATTCTCACAATAAACACCTCGTTTCACGTTTGTTCCAAACACAGGAATTTTGGTTCACAACAGCAATCACTTTCCTAATCATTCTCCCATGGGTTACGGTCAGGCGTGTTCCTGTTCGAATCTCTGCCCCCTCTGGTCATGCCTCCATTATCAAATTCAGCGGCGGGGTAAAGCCCGGGTTATTGGGTCGGATCAGCCCATCGCCATTATCTGAGTGGCATGCCTTTGGTATCATTTCCGACGGCGAAAAAGAGCACATGATGTTAGCCGGAGCGGTTGGGGATTTCACGAAATCCTTGGTGTCAAACCCACCTAGTCACTTGTGGGTACGGGGGGTTCACTTTGCCGGACTTCCATATTTGGTGAATATGTACGAGAGAGCTCTGGTGGTGGCGACGGGATCTGGGATTTGTGTGTTTTTGTCGTTTCTGCTGCAGAGAAGTAGGGCTGACGTGTATTTGGTATGGGTGGCGAAAGGGATTGAGGAGAACTTCGGGAAAGAGATTAAGGGGATGGTGAATGGGTATCCCAAGGAGAAGGTAGTAGTTCATGATACGGCGGTTTTGGGGCGGCCGAATGTGGCGGAGCTGACTGTGAAGGCGGCAGGAGAGTGGAAAACGGAGGTGGTGATTGTTACAAGTAATCCGGAAGGGAGTAGAGATGTGGTGAATGCATGCAAAAGCTCTGGAATTGCAGCTTTCGGTCCGATTTGGGACTCTTGA